Part of the Paenibacillus sp. YPG26 genome, CTCAATCCGGCCCGCACATGCGGCACAAGTCATTCCTGTAATCTGTAATACGGCTTGTTCCTGTCCTGATTGCTTCAACTTATCCATGCCATTTCACCCCTATCCTGAACACTTATAGAACTTCATACCCCTGATCTTCAATAACCTCTTTCAAAGCCTGCAATGAAATTTGAGCTTCATCATACTGCACTTCCACCGTCTTGGAGGCCAGATCCACCTGGCCGGATGCCCCTGCACCTTTCAACGCCTTCTCAATGGAATTCACACAATGACCGCACGACATACCTTCAACCTGCAATGTTGTTGTATTCATATGATAACTCCTCCTCAATGAAATGTTTGATTTGTTTTCTTACTCATACTATACCCCCCTACCCTATATCTGTCAACTACTTATTTATATTTTTTTCCTTTCACGTGTCTTTACAATTCTTTTACACAAAAAGCCCTTTGTGTTGATGTTGGCATCATACGCTTAGGGAAGTGAGCGCCGGGACTGCCTGCCCTCACTTAGATTATCCATATATGGGAGGAAAATCATGACCAGCAAATTCTCAAAAAAAATTATACCTACCGCATTATTGGCTTCGCTAGCTGTTACTACCCTGTTCTCGGGCGGTGCTGCAAATTCAGCTGCCAAAGTGGTCAAGAAGAAGGACACGAATGAAATTCGCAATGTGATCTTCCTGATCGGGGATGGCATGGGCGTCTCCTTTACTACCGCATACCGTTATCTGAAAGACAACCCGGCAACTCCTCTAATGGAGAAAACGGAATTTGATAAATACCTCGTAGGCAGCCAAATGACTTACCCGGAAGACGAGCATGAGAATGTAACCGATTCAGCTTCAGCAGCTACGGCCATGTCAGCGGGGGTAAAGACCTATAACGCGGCTATCGCGGTAGATAACGATCATTCCGAAGTGAAGACGGTGCTTGAAGAAGCCAAGAGACAAGGCAAGTCTACAGGTCTTGTAGCTACGTCCGAGATTACGCATGCGACACCTGCCGCATTCGGGGCTCACGATATCAGCCGCAAGAACATGGATGCGATTGCGGATGACTACTACAATGAGAAGATTAACGGCAAACACAAGGTTGACGTTCTGCTTGGCGGTGGACTCAGCAACTTTGCCCGCAAGGATAAGAATCTGACAGATTTATTCAAAAAAGACGGCTACAGCTTCGTTACCACCCGTGACGAATTGTTGAAGGACAAGAACAAGCAGGTGCTTGGGTTGTTCGCCCCTGGCGGACTTGCCAAAACCATTGACCGGGCTGCGGAGACCCCTTCACTGGAAGAGATGACGACCACGGCGATCTCCCGCCTGAATACGAACAAGAACGGCTTCTTCCTCATGGTTGAGGGAAGCCAGATTGACTGGGCTGGTCACGACAACGATATCGTAGGCTCCATGAGCGAGATGCAGGATTTCGAGAAAGCCTTTAAAGCCGCGATTGATTTCGCCAAAAAAGATGGCCATACCCTCGTAATCGCTACCGCTGACCACTCCACAGGAGGCCTATCGGTGGCCGCCAATGGCAAATACAATTTCGATGCCAGCCCGATCAAGGCAGCCAAGCGCACCCCTGACTTCATCGCCGCCGAAATCTTTGCTGGTGCTGAGGTGGAAGCAACCTTGAAGAAATATATCGCCCTTGACCTGACTGCGGAAGAGATTCAAGCTGTCAAGGATGCGGCAGCCAAGAAGGATAAGGATGCTACCGGCATTGATAACGCGATTGAAGCCATCTTCAACGCAAGAACAAATACAGGCTGGACAACGGGCGGCCACACAGGTGAGGACGTGCCTGTCTATTCCTTCGGCCCTGGTAAAGAAAAATTCGCCGGCCTGATCGACAATACGGATAATGCCAAGATTATTTTCCAAATTCTCAAGAACGGCAAGAAATAACTCCGCATAACGAAAAGCAGCCCGGTGAACACACCAGGCTGCTTTTTTTGAGTTGATGAAGGACATTACTAACCTCCAGATACATACGTATAGTTGGAAGTAAGTCAAGTCTTACGGAAGTCTCCACCACTTGCGTTACTCTTGTTCCACTTATTCAGATTCAGCTCGAAAAATTGTTGAATCCAGTATCCCCATCGCTTCAGAAATCTTGGCAAGCTTCGAATCGGGGATTTGCTCGATTCTCTGCATAAAAAGCTGCCTCATATGCTCGAAAGCCGCAGCAATCCTCTCCTCACCTAATGGGGACAGCCTTATATACTGCTTTCTACGATCCCCAGTATCTTCAATACCTTCGCACAGCCCTTTTAACTTCAGCTTTCGGAGCTCCCGGCTCATATTTGGCATGGAGATGCCTTTGCATTCGCTTAGCTGGCTTGCTGTGATCGGCTGCTTCACAGATACCAATTCCAGAATTTCGTATTGCAGCGGGGTAATATCGCCCATTGGCATATCCTTCGTCATATCAAAGTGCAGCTGGTGAGCCGATGCAATCATTGATGCCAATTGCTGAAATAACGATTCTTTGTTCACCATCTCGGACTCCTCCTTTATATCAGGTTTATATCTGTAAAATAGTTATCAAAATATAATTATCATTTGACAATAAAATCATACTCGTGCTACTTTATTATCAAATGATAACAAAGTAGGTGTGATATGAAAACCCTCATTATCTTCACGCATCCGAACCATCACAGCTTAAGCTACTCTTTCCTTCAGACAACGATTCAAGGCTTGCGGGACAACCCGAACAAACAAGAAATTGAGGTATTGGATTTGTACGCCGAATCGTTCGATCCGCTGCTCGTGTTCAATGAACACAAACGGAGAAGGGATATGCACCTCGACCCCAATCTGGAGAAATACCGTAACCAGCTGCTATGGGCTGAGAGAATCGTGCTCATCTATCCGATCTGGTGGGGGCGCCCTCCCGCTATGCTGCTTGGCTATATCGACCAGATGTTTGCTTCGAATTTCGCCTATCGCGAGAACGGCGGCCTTCTCCCGGAGGGATTGCTCAAGGGGAGATCTGTTGTGTGTATTTCGGTCATGAAGGGACCCACCCTTTACCCCCTGTTCTGGCTTAATAATGCCCACAAGACGCTCATGCGTAAAGCGCTATTCCGCTATGTCGGCATCAAGGAAGTCAAATTCTTTGAATTTGGAGGCATGGAGAAGCCGGGCGGCAAGCAGGTGAAGAAGCTTGAACAGATTTATCGCTATTTCAAAGCTATCGTACAATGAATGAGAGAGGAACAGCATAGTTCTTTCTTGTCCCCATATTTGCAGGCTTCTACCCTGGTAATCATTCGCATAATGCCCTGCGCAGCCGTCAAATAAAAAAGCAGCTCTCTTCCAAGAGCTGCCTAGTCTGAAGACAAAGTTCCGAAAGGAGCAGGTCTACAGACTTTTTTTGTAGAATAAGTCAAGGAAAAGGTTGATTCGAGGTGTAAATGATGATTAGTAAAAATAATTATGAAGGTCGCTTTCAGATTTCTGTGAATGCGCTAGACGACCTTGTGCCTAAGGATCATTTGGTTCGCAAGTTAGAAAATGCGATCGATTTTAGTTTTATATACGAGCTGGTTCAAGATAAATACAGTGCGGTTACAGGGCGTCCGAGTGTCGATCCCGTAGTTCTGATTAAAATCGTGCTTATCCAGTATCTATTTGGCATTCGCTCCATGCGCCAAACCATTCGGGAAATTGAAACGAACGTAGCTTACCGCTGGTTCATCGGCTATGACTTTACCCAGCCCATTCCCCACTTCACCACTTTTGGTAAAAACTATGTTCGCAGGTTTAAGGACACGGATATTTTTGAATCCATTTTTGCACGTATTCTGGAAGAAGCTTTAGGGCATGGCTTTGTAGAGCCTGACGTGCTTTTCATGGATGCAACGCATGTGAAGGCAAACGCCAACAAAAATAAATATGAAAAAACGATGGTACAGGAGCAAAGCAAAAAGTACCAAGAGCAGCTTGATAAAGAGATTAATGAAGACCGGATCCAGCATGGGAAGAAGCCTTTCGGAAAAAAGCCTAAGTCCGCTCTGAAAGAAACAAAAACAAGCATCTCCGACCCTGAGAGCGGACTATTTGTAAAGGGCGAAAAAGAACGTGTATTTGCCTACAGTTTTCATACGGCCTGCGACCGCAACGGCTTTGTTCTGGGTGCGAAAGTAACTCCAGGAAATGTACATGACAGCCAGGTGTTTGAGGATGTGCTTGAGCTCGTAAAGAAGTCTCTGGGCAAGCCCACAGCTGTAGCAGTTGACGCTGGATACAAGACTCCCTACATTAGTAAATTGCTGATCGATGACGGGATACGGCCTGTTATGCCATACACAAGACCTCGTACGAAGGATGGCTTTTTCAAGAAGTATGATTACGTATACGATGAGCACTACGATGCCTATATCTGTCCGAACCATGAGTTTCTAACCTATGAATTGACGAACCGGGAAGGGTACAAGATGTATCGTTCCGATCCCACAATATGCAAAGACTGCCCCTTCTTGAGTCAGTGTACCGAAAGCAAGGACTTCACTAAGCGAATTAGCCGCCATATTTGGGCTGACTATCTGGAAGAAGCAGACCACCTTCGGCATACCGATGAAAACAAACAAATTTACTCACAGCGCAAGGAAACGATTGAGCGCGTATTTGCAGATCTAAAGGAAAAGCATGGCATGCGATGGACGACTTTACGAGGACTTCGTAAAGTTTCCATGCAGGCGATGCTCGTTTTTGCTTGCATGAACCTCAAAAAGTTAGCCACCTGGCTCTGGAAGTCCGGTGGCTCAAAGCGATATTTCGCTTTATTTATGATCTCTTACAGAAAAAAAACAAAGACAAACTCCTGTGTTCCTAA contains:
- a CDS encoding cation transporter, with translation MNTTTLQVEGMSCGHCVNSIEKALKGAGASGQVDLASKTVEVQYDEAQISLQALKEVIEDQGYEVL
- a CDS encoding alkaline phosphatase, with protein sequence MTSKFSKKIIPTALLASLAVTTLFSGGAANSAAKVVKKKDTNEIRNVIFLIGDGMGVSFTTAYRYLKDNPATPLMEKTEFDKYLVGSQMTYPEDEHENVTDSASAATAMSAGVKTYNAAIAVDNDHSEVKTVLEEAKRQGKSTGLVATSEITHATPAAFGAHDISRKNMDAIADDYYNEKINGKHKVDVLLGGGLSNFARKDKNLTDLFKKDGYSFVTTRDELLKDKNKQVLGLFAPGGLAKTIDRAAETPSLEEMTTTAISRLNTNKNGFFLMVEGSQIDWAGHDNDIVGSMSEMQDFEKAFKAAIDFAKKDGHTLVIATADHSTGGLSVAANGKYNFDASPIKAAKRTPDFIAAEIFAGAEVEATLKKYIALDLTAEEIQAVKDAAAKKDKDATGIDNAIEAIFNARTNTGWTTGGHTGEDVPVYSFGPGKEKFAGLIDNTDNAKIIFQILKNGKK
- a CDS encoding MarR family transcriptional regulator, which codes for MVNKESLFQQLASMIASAHQLHFDMTKDMPMGDITPLQYEILELVSVKQPITASQLSECKGISMPNMSRELRKLKLKGLCEGIEDTGDRRKQYIRLSPLGEERIAAAFEHMRQLFMQRIEQIPDSKLAKISEAMGILDSTIFRAESE
- a CDS encoding NAD(P)H-dependent oxidoreductase gives rise to the protein MKTLIIFTHPNHHSLSYSFLQTTIQGLRDNPNKQEIEVLDLYAESFDPLLVFNEHKRRRDMHLDPNLEKYRNQLLWAERIVLIYPIWWGRPPAMLLGYIDQMFASNFAYRENGGLLPEGLLKGRSVVCISVMKGPTLYPLFWLNNAHKTLMRKALFRYVGIKEVKFFEFGGMEKPGGKQVKKLEQIYRYFKAIVQ
- a CDS encoding IS1182 family transposase, with the translated sequence MISKNNYEGRFQISVNALDDLVPKDHLVRKLENAIDFSFIYELVQDKYSAVTGRPSVDPVVLIKIVLIQYLFGIRSMRQTIREIETNVAYRWFIGYDFTQPIPHFTTFGKNYVRRFKDTDIFESIFARILEEALGHGFVEPDVLFMDATHVKANANKNKYEKTMVQEQSKKYQEQLDKEINEDRIQHGKKPFGKKPKSALKETKTSISDPESGLFVKGEKERVFAYSFHTACDRNGFVLGAKVTPGNVHDSQVFEDVLELVKKSLGKPTAVAVDAGYKTPYISKLLIDDGIRPVMPYTRPRTKDGFFKKYDYVYDEHYDAYICPNHEFLTYELTNREGYKMYRSDPTICKDCPFLSQCTESKDFTKRISRHIWADYLEEADHLRHTDENKQIYSQRKETIERVFADLKEKHGMRWTTLRGLRKVSMQAMLVFACMNLKKLATWLWKSGGSKRYFALFMISYRKKTKTNSCVPNGNKEFVCNLSSSLPRAAEISFRRIILSN